atTAGGTctcctaaaaaaataaaaaaataaatggcttGAATTCTTTGAACAATTAAACTTGTTGCACGATTCAAACCTTCGAAATGGAGGATCTTTCCGTGCCGGAAAAAGACTAGACCCGGAGTAGAACGATGGCCATATTTCTTCGACATGAGATAGTCGTCACACTTGACGAGCAAAGTTCCGTATTCTTGAACTTCCATGTCGATGAGTTCCAGACGACGCAAGACTCTTTCGCTTTCCTCTTCGCCGACGGAatctaatgaaaaatgaaaaccggTTAAAACtcaccaactttttttttaatgtaatcaTGTTCCTACAGAAGACAACGGCTAAATAGTCATAGTTTTCAACCATGCTCATCAGCGATTGGCGCGAAACGTTCTTCATGGTGTTGCCGTGATGCATCTCCAGAATCCAGTCGAGCACGTTGTCCTCTTCAAAGACTTCCTCTGTCATTGAACATTTGACCGTAAACGGcccaataaaaatgattgaattttcaaCACTACAGACTTTAACATGAAACAACACGGCGCCTCCAAATGTACAGTTTTATGCGTATGCTCTAGATGGAAACTTAATCATTAAGAggctaaataaataaaattaagaagtATAGGAATATGGTGATGGATGGGAAATTTGATCTGATGCACATGTACTGTGTGTGAATACCTGCATCAGTGACAAACTCATCATCAGAAACGTAATCGTATGACTGAGCGTGCTGTGGCGATGGTGTACTAGCGGAGTGGTCGTGCTGGTCGGGATCGGGTTGGGATGGGTGCGGTGGTAAGTCGTCAttgtcatcgtcgtcatcgtcgtcgtcgtcgttttggTCATCGTCGTCGAGGAAATCGTCGTTTTGCACGTAGTCATCGCAGTCGTAATCGTCTTCATCGCCGATGAAAGCCACCCCTTTGACTAGATTCTGCTTCGACTTCTTATTGGAAGATTTCACCGGGCAGCATTCGAATTTCCGCAGTTTTCCCGGCTGATTGGGGTCCTCCATTCCCACCGTTTGGCACCGCCTCCCTCCGGTTTGCTTGCGGCCTATGGACACATACAGACACACGCAGATGGAAGCAACCAAACGAATGCACAAATGTTCcagattttgtaattttttttttgtcttttgacttttctgtcgattttgctttttgctgtttttaattttctcgatcatttttttcttcattttttggttttttcatttgagatttttttattttcaaattttcttctgAAAGCACACATCTCTCTTGCGGTCTCCgtcgtttgatttattttacaCCCGGGGATGCGTCGATGTCAGAAAACGGGTGCGGCGTATAGTATAGTTAATCgaattatacatatatatatacatagttAGTAGATTATGCCTTGAacggaattaaaaaataacccaagAGATGAAGAAATTATGGCTCGATAGGTTCCTTCCAGACTCAAATCCAATAATCCACTTGTCGCGTTGTTTTGTGTTAAGATCCAGTGAAATCGGCGTTAGGTAACTTTGGGTTTCATCAGAAATAAAACTAACACAGACAATAAAGATAAAACAAGCAGCAAAATTGGCGTTTTAAAGTAGATACAGCGGATGCAGCGGACTACGATGACTTGTAACATGTCACGGAAAAGCCAGACGAAAGCAAggcaaattaatttcaaaccacgaaaaaaaaaaaacgaaacgaaacggGGAGACGCGAAGAGAGATGAAGAGGACTTCACAAAGATCGACTGATTtcataatttccttttctaataattctttgcataatttttttttcctttgaaagtCGAAAGACATGGAATTGAAGTTGGATTGATTTGGACAACTTACTTTGACGGGAAATCAGCCAATCCAGAGCGTCGGCCTCCTCACTCGGATCACCTGTTGGGTggaattaatttgtttgtttttcttgttttgtttttgctcttgattgtttttttgtgtgtgagcTATAAGTTACAAGAACACGAAAGGGATTTGACGGCGGCCCCGTGAAATAAGCTTCGTAAAAAACAATCACTTGCTACTTGTAATGGAAGGCGACAaccgacaaaaaaagattagccaaaaagaaaagcttcAACATCGCAAGCGACGGAAAACGGGAAAACcatgaaaattaaatagaaatgtAAGTATTATATAACTTTTAGACATTGGTTCAGCCCCAGCCCCATAACCttcaaaaaaaccaaccacgaaaacaaataattatgcAATGGGCACAATTGTTAATTAAGGTCAAAGTTGTTTCCGTATTTGTCGCGAGCGTGTCTAGTCATTTGACTGCTCAAAACATTTACTCGTcggtggaaaaaaatttcgtttctcCAATCTCTCAGTGAATGAAAGTTTGGGATAGTATAGCACCGTTTCCATAAATTCGCAATCGTCCAAAACTATTCCGTATTGCGGTCGTTTGTTCTTTCTTGCtaggattttttgtttttgtttcaaatgcagggaattttttgtgttcattaaaaaataataataattaaaaaaaagagaatatgtaaataaagagaaattgaagaaCGAAAAAGCAAGGGGGTGTTTTTGGATGCCGGGCAAAACTACGTGGAATTGAATTTCCGGGGGGTTTTCGTAAATtagatatataaatatagactGCAGCTGAAAATCATTCTAGATCATGGCCACGTTAGGGAGGCGGGTGACGACTTTGGTTGGCCGTTGATTGCCGGCTTTTTTACCGTTGTATCTGACCGGCTGGCCATCCTCGAAGTAGACCAGCGCGGGCAGTGGGTCGATGCCGAGCCGGCTTGCCGTTTTCACTGCCGTTGATTTGACAAATTGGATTCCATGGCGCTCAGCGTCGTCGTCAATGTTCTCAAGACGGTTGAGTGCCACTTCACAGGATTTACCGCAGCCCTTGGGATCTAATTGAGGTATaagatataaatatataagtatgctattatatatatagaagcgGGCATTAAAACGAGTCGAAGGTAACGGGTCTAACGTACAAAAGTAAACGACGACATTGACATGATCGTGGAGCATTTTCTCCAAGGTGGCAACATCCACTTCCTCGATAACATCCACGTCCTGCTCTTTGGTGGTCGTGACCCAGCTCAGAACGCCTTCCTCATCCGTTAAATCTCCTTCGAAACGGATGGGCACCGAGCGCCGGAAGTATACCAAGGCGGGCAAAGTTGTGAGTTTGAATGCCGGCGCCACGCCAGGGTCGGAGATTTTCACGAAATCGACGTTGAGAGCGTCGCATTCATCGTCGATATTTTCCAATTCCTTCAGGATGGCCACtgcttctttgtttttctcttcatctaGAAATGAATAGGGAAATTTGGGTCATTTCTAAAGATACGTTCTAAATGGCAACACAATTGATTACAAAAGAATGCGACGACGTGAGCTGATGAACCAATCAGTTTTTTTAGCATCTTCTCGTTGACTTCCTCGATTTGGTCCGCCAATTCCAAATTGCCTTGGTCGGTAAACCAGGCCAATACTTTCTTTTCATCACCAATTTCACCTgtttcgtgaaaaataaacacacgtaCAAATATGAGAAGGATTgtgttttaaatgtttaattttcagcTCACCTTTGTAGATTAGAGGATCTTGATTGCGGAAGAAAGCGAGAGTCGGGAAAGTTTTGATGCCGTAACGCTTGGCCAGTTCAACCTCCTCAGTGGTGACGAGGTGAATGCCATGCTCGTCGGCTTCGTCATCAATTTCCTCCAACTGGTCGAGGATTGAATCGCATTTCTGTCCCTCCTCACACGGCCCGCCTGTAGTAGTAACGCAGATGGATAAaatcaatataaataaatgcatTGAAATTATTTGGGAAGTAAAATGCCAAAATGAAACTAACTAAAATAGACGACGACGTATTCGTTTGTTTTGATAATGGTCTCCAAGAGCTCGTCGGTCAACTCTTCAATGGTGTCGctatttttctgttcaatGAGCCAGGTCAATACTTGCTCCTCCTCGCTCAAATTCCCTGATTTAAGAAAGATaatttaatacaaataaattcttttaCACAAGCTGCTAACTTTTTTGAAGAAGCCCAAAATACACCTTACCTTCGTAGACGCTGGGAATCCTGTTCTCAAAGTAGACAAGTGCCGGTAATTCATCAAGTCCGTATTCTTTAGCCTCGTCGAGGTTGCTGATcttgacaaaagaaatttcgttgCTATCGCACTCGTCATCAATGTTCTCCAACTCCTTTAGGACGGCCAAATGATTGGGCTTAGTCTTGTCGTCTGTAATTAAGTTATGATGAGTATTTGCATTttgaataagttttttttttaaagaagaaaatacttACAAAAGAAAGCAGCCAAACTCGGTGACTTTTCGATGAGCATGTCCAGCATCTCGTCGGTGACGTCTTCGATTTCGTCGCTCTCCACTTGGTGCGTTAGCCAGGCCAGCACACTTTCTTCGTTCTTCAGATCACCTATGATAACATTCGATCGACGACTGATTGAAAATACTAATCAGATAACTATCCAAAATGATTTTACCGATAAATAGACTCGGGATGCTGTTCTCGAAGTAAACCAAACTAGGCAAGTGATCAATGCCGTATTCTTTGGCTTCATCTGCATTATCAATCTTGACGAAAATAATACCCTACATCCAATTGAGAAGATTAAAAATCTGCAGGgataaatgaataacatttaaaaaatccaaacctTTTGATCACATTCATCGTCAATGTTTTCTAATTCAGCCAGAGTATCTACGCTGgctttttcgtctttgtcgTCTATGTAATCGaatcaaagtaaaatttaatcacagtgaaaacaaacaaaataattaagcCTATTACAGAAGAGAACGGCCAGATGCTTGGATCTCTTGATCAACATGTCCAGCATCTCATCGGTGACATCCTCAATCTCGTCACTCTCCACCTGATGGACAAGCCACTCGAGGACctgttcttcatttttcaagtcacctgttaatggaaaaataaaaccataaaCATTATTAAAAGTTGAGATGTATTAGAAGTATAGTGCTACCTTCGTAAATAGACGGAATGCCATTTTCAAAGTAAATGAGACTGGGTACGTCATCGATTCCGTACTCTTTGGCCTCTTCTGGGTTGGCGATCTTGACGAAAGAAATAccctgagaaaaaaagattcaaatgaTGGAATGTCGTTTATGACTCGATGGTAAAAACATCCGGTTCTTTTCACCTTTTGGTCGCATTCGTCATCGATGTTCTCCAATTCGGCAACGACTGCAGATGATTGGCTATCTTCTTTATCatctagaaaataataataaaaaaaatatcaaagaaaaatggagtcCACAGCGAAGAGAAGTTATGACACAACTCCAAACCGGCTACTCGCGCTATCTCCGCGATAACAACCTCGGTCTCTATGAACTTCCAGACCCGTCCAGACCAATGTCGGAATTCCAGGTCACGGTAATCTCGTTAGAACTTTGAATACTTCCGCTCTTATAGCTTCGGTTTCCTCGAGCCTCAATGGAATTAGTACGTAAggtatttcaaaaaaatgacaaaagaaagaagacatTGGTCGCGTTGAACTTGCGGCTACGACGGCAGCACAATGCCGGTCTCTGGACAAACCACTTTGACACCTTTTTCCTATAAGTTCTTGTATCTAGTTCCTACAGACTTATATCTCACACTCGCACGGTTGAATCTATTAATACATGGAATAGTAGTGGCGGCATATGGTCCCGGCGAATGGTAGTCGCACATCGGCTGAgctggttttttaaaaacaaaagcaaagaaaaccAGAAGAAAATGTCGGACATTCTTCTACAGCCGATATCAATTTCTGTCTGAattacaaaggaaaaaaggagcgtcctattttatttttttttttttcttttatcaattttaGGAATCAGTCCGTAAACATATCAAAACAATTCacagaagaaacaaacgagTTCAATCCGgatgagcaaaaaaaaaagggtagcTCATATAGGAGTAGCAAAGTATTTTCTGGGAACGCAAACTCTCTCGTCGAATCGCgaacaagagaaagagagagaaaaaaaaaagagtagctATTTCTGTCGTAGTCTCTGACGTCCAGCTAGACGACGAGTCATTCTTAAAACCTTTTGGATAAAAACCATCGTCAGTTTGAGACGGCGCGGAAACTGCTGGCGGAACGATAAACGCAGACTGTAAATGTACTGCTAGGCTTCCTAGACCGTCTCGTCTCGAAGCCTATTAATCAATTACGTGACTCCTTGAAATAACTTTTCGTTCTGACGTATTGGCCGCTGGATAAACCGCTGGAAAATTGGGACCGACAGCCAGCAGCGCGGAGGATTTCAACCATTTGGTTATCAAGGTGGTGCCAGACTTACAGAAAAGGACGGCCAGATGGGACGATTTCTTGATGAGTTTGTCGAGCATCTCATCGGTGATGTCTTCAATCGTGTCGGAGGCCAGTTGCTCAAACAGCCAGGCCAGCACCTCTTCCTCGTTGGCCAAATCGCCAAAGTAGAGGCTCGGGATTTTGTTCTCAAAGTAGACGAGCGTCGGCAGGCTGTCGACGCCGTATTCTCTGGCGACGTGGTCGTCGTCGATCTTGACGAAGGCGATTCCCTTCTGGTCACACTCATCGTCGATGTTCTCCAACTCGGCCAGGATGCGCTGCGACTCCTTGTCGTCGTGGTCGTCTGGTGAATTGCCGTCCGTGAGTCAGCAGTCCAGGGCCAGATCAGATATGAAAATCGCAACAAGATAGATGCGGTGAATACATGTGTCATCAAAGTGTAGATTGGCGAGTGCTAGCAAACAGGAGGAGGCTGGTGACAGCACACGGACGAGTATATCGCAGCAGGACAACTGTCAAAACAAGTTGTGTGActcatgctgctgctgctgctggaatcgACTGCTGGGCGAACCAACGCCATCCGTTTGCATTTCGGTTGTGTTGAAGAGACATACAAGAGTTTACAGTGCGTGGAACTAGATGCACCGTGTCGagtttttggaaaaataaaaaagacccAAGCGTTGGAACAgcatgaaaatagaaaactcaCAGAAAAGGACGGCCAGGTGTTGAGCTGTGCTGGTCAGGGTTTCGAGGGTTTTGGCCGTTACGTCCTCGATCATGTCCTCGTCCTCGCTGGCAGTGTTCTTGTTCTGTACCAGCCATTCCAGCACGTCTTCCTCGCGCATAAGATCGCCTGTAAAATATTTGTACCGTGATTTAGTCAAACGGTATATTGCGAGCTGGACAGCAGGCCAAGCCTTTTGTGTGTGCCGTTTCAGTTGATTTTTACCTTCGTAAATGACGGGGATGCTGTTGCGGTAGTAGACCAAAGTGGGCATAGTGCTCAGGCTGTATTCTTCGGCCAGTTCCTCGTCTGcgattttgacgaaagcgATGCCCAGCTGGTCGGCCTCGTCGTCAATGTTCTCCAATTCGCGGAGGACTTTTTCGCTCTTTTTGTCCTGCGGCCGATCTGGCAGCAAAAACattgagagagaagaaaaaaagtgacaaatgaaatcaacagacaaacaaaaacaagttgaggTTATTTGGCCCGCAGTTGCTCTCAGTGTACATAACTATGTATAGGTTATTTACAGAATAGAACGGCGACGTAGTCCGTATCGTGGACTATCTTCTCCAGGATTTTGGCGTTGACTTCTTCGATCTGATCGGGCAAATCCATGGCTTCTAGACTGGTCAAGAATTCCAAAACTTGCTCCTCATCCAAAAGGTCGCCTATAGTTCACGAGAATTCGTTGGTTTACGTCAATTTATACATCGTCCTGTCCGATTCATTTCCTAAAATCCACTATGACATACCTTCGTAAGCGATGGGTTCCTTATTGCGGAAATAAGTCAGGGCTGGATATGTTTTCACATTGTACTGCTTAGAGAGCTTCTTGTCGTTGATTTTGACAAAATGGACTCCTGCGTGGGAGTGCGTGTTATTCgttaaaaatcaatcaacaaTATAAATGATTGCAAACTCACCAAAGTGGTCCGTCTCGTCGTCAATGTTCTCCAATTCGCGCAAGACCTTGTCGCACTGCCGGCAGTTGCGTCCATCTGCGTGTGACACAAAAAACGGAGCCAGCAATCAATCTCAATTAAAGTAAATCTGAATACATTCGAGGAGataattttgattctttttcggttgttgaGGCTTGAGGATAAGCGAAGGCGATTTGTTTATTATATAATTTCTTTCCGTCATCTTCACCTCGTTTCGTATATACACGACAAAAACGAGGCGATGCGCACGGAATGGATTACAGAGTGTACACGGATGTCGAGTGGgatggggggaagaaaaaatgggagtGAGTTGGGTGGGCGTAGGGCGGTGGAGGTTTTTTGGGAATCGGTTTCTCCGAGAATAGAAgcgatatttttaaaagttcctTGCGCTGCGCCCGGCACACTCTCAGCATTTCCCTCCTGTTTGggggttcttttctttttcggcgcGTCTACCTCAAAATCCCGAATCTCATCGTGGGAGGCACTGTGACGTAATCGACAttcgtccatttttttttttgtgtctaaCGTGACCTCACGGACTCTTTTTCCAAAAGAGATTTAACCTCCTTGGGGGGCACTTGACTCCAAAGGCAAACGAGGTTAAACGACGACGATGGATACggaaaatctctttttaacAAGCCAGGCTGTCGTTGGATGGGCGGTGTATAGAACTTTTTGTACTGTTTATCCGTTTGTCATCGTGAACTTGTTATAAACATCGCAACTTACTGCAACATGTGGGCTCgagcaaaacaacaacaagccgcCCATTCGGAGGCCAGCCGACGTCAAGTTCCGCCTGTATGTACAGCGTTCCTGGATCCTTTTTTTGCTCAGGTGCGTGGCCGACGAATTATAATACTGCCAACAATCTTCCGCATAGTTTCGCCGTCTCCGCACAAAGTTATTCGGTGGCGCAAGAGAGTAGTATGTGCGTTTGGGAACATGCGAGacgacaaaaaggaaatctgTCGGGCCATTTTGGGGTTTCTCGAGTGCTGGGTGGCGCAAAAGCCGCCAATGCGCCGCTCTGCTCTCTTGAGCGTTGGATAAAGTCTGCTGGAGAACTTTACACTAAAAACagggagtgtgtgtgtatactagACTATAGCAAA
The sequence above is a segment of the Daphnia pulex isolate KAP4 chromosome 11, ASM2113471v1 genome. Coding sequences within it:
- the LOC124207693 gene encoding uncharacterized protein LOC124207693 isoform X2; protein product: MKVTWCWLVCVCLVAAAHRVSSAADKKKAAVKAGSADDEEKVEAVIEDVNAKQLERLLDEKDYVAVYWYGRNCRQCDKVLRELENIDDETDHFGVHFVKINDKKLSKQYNVKTYPALTYFRNKEPIAYEGDLLDEEQVLEFLTSLEAMDLPDQIEEVNAKILEKIVHDTDYVAVLFYRPQDKKSEKVLRELENIDDEADQLGIAFVKIADEELAEEYSLSTMPTLVYYRNSIPVIYEGDLMREEDVLEWLVQNKNTASEDEDMIEDVTAKTLETLTSTAQHLAVLFYDHDDKESQRILAELENIDDECDQKGIAFVKIDDDHVAREYGVDSLPTLVYFENKIPSLYFGDLANEEEVLAWLFEQLASDTIEDITDEMLDKLIKKSSHLAVLFYDKEDSQSSAVVAELENIDDECDQKGISFVKIANPEEAKEYGIDDVPSLIYFENGIPSIYEGDLKNEEQVLEWLVHQVESDEIEDVTDEMLDMLIKRSKHLAVLFYDKDEKASVDTLAELENIDDECDQKGIIFVKIDNADEAKEYGIDHLPSLVYFENSIPSLFIGDLKNEESVLAWLTHQVESDEIEDVTDEMLDMLIEKSPSLAAFFYDKTKPNHLAVLKELENIDDECDSNEISFVKISNLDEAKEYGLDELPALVYFENRIPSVYEGNLSEEEQVLTWLIEQKNSDTIEELTDELLETIIKTNEYVVVYFSGPCEEGQKCDSILDQLEEIDDEADEHGIHLVTTEEVELAKRYGIKTFPTLAFFRNQDPLIYKGEIGDEKKVLAWFTDQGNLELADQIEEVNEKMLKKLIGSSAHVVAFFYEEKNKEAVAILKELENIDDECDALNVDFVKISDPGVAPAFKLTTLPALVYFRRSVPIRFEGDLTDEEGVLSWVTTTKEQDVDVIEEVDVATLEKMLHDHVNVVVYFYPKGCGKSCEVALNRLENIDDDAERHGIQFVKSTAVKTASRLGIDPLPALVYFEDGQPVRYNGDPSEEADALDWLISRQSRKQTGGRRCQTVGMEDPNQPGKLRKFECCPVKSSNKKSKQNLVKGVAFIGDEDDYDCDDYVQNDDFLDDDDQNDDDDDDDDDNDDLPPHPSQPDPDQHDHSASTPSPQHAQSYDYVSDDEFVTDAEEVFEEDNVLDWILEMHHGNTMKNVSRQSLMSMVENYDYLAVVFYSVGEEESERVLRRLELIDMEVQEYGTLLVKCDDYLMSKKYGHRSTPGLVFFRHGKILHFEGDLMDEEEVLDWLTDPENMESMDRIERVNRKMFHRILQRSDFLAAFFYSDVDCKQCDKVLEELEHIDDEADSAGIDFVKIDDKDFARQMGVFALPAVVFFRHGHLDPVIYAGDLKNEERLLEWLLIQKDPTSDMIEEYEDEALVEVIRKQEFVAVYFYSKQECEQCAVILDELENIDDDTDRHGISFIKTQDLNIATNFGVHSFPAVIYFENQVPSIYEGELTSEDVLQWLIQQKTEDRIETVTRSMLESLLVNVQYLAVYFYKPNCKACDQVLVELENIDDECDLFGIQMVKIQDPQLAKRYGIKTFPALVYFRNGNPLLYDGDLKNEDSVLEWLSDDENRELADEIEAVNSRMLERLLDESPFLAVFFCHSCFPCSSALNNACLVLGLLAARSSQYKNEEDDNDCSECNSVLTELENIDDEADKFGIDFVKINDEETAKKFGIVHTPALVYFRKRTPMIYDGDLLDEQRVLGWLTSQDVFEIKDEIEEVNRKMLDKLLDENEFVSVYFYENNCPKCQEVLQELENIDAETDNLDITFVKIRDTRYARKYGVTKFPAMVYFRRRFPSIYRGDLMAEEEVLEWLQKNRFKQPELNLFMYALGGITSGFVFYTIFLLFCFKGPHQKTA
- the LOC124207693 gene encoding uncharacterized protein LOC124207693 isoform X4 produces the protein MKVTWCWLVCVCLVAAAHRVSSAADKKKAAVKAGSADDEEKVEAVIEDVNAKQLERLLDEKDYVAVYWYGRNCRQCDKVLRELENIDDETDHFGVHFVKINDKKLSKQYNVKTYPALTYFRNKEPIAYEGDLLDEEQVLEFLTSLEAMDLPDQIEEVNAKILEKIVHDTDYVAVLFYRPQDKKSEKVLRELENIDDEADQLGIAFVKIADEELAEEYSLSTMPTLVYYRNSIPVIYEGDLMREEDVLEWLVQNKNTASEDEDMIEDVTAKTLETLTSTAQHLAVLFYDHDDKESQRILAELENIDDECDQKGIAFVKIDDDHVAREYGVDSLPTLVYFENKIPSLYFGDLANEEEVLAWLFEQLASDTIEDITDEMLDKLIKKSSHLAVLFYDKEDSQSSAVVAELENIDDECDQKGISFVKIANPEEAKEYGIDDVPSLIYFENGIPSIYEGDLKNEEQVLEWLVHQVESDEIEDVTDEMLDMLIKRSKHLAVLFYDKDEKASVDTLAELENIDDECDQKGIIFVKIDNADEAKEYGIDHLPSLVYFENSIPSLFIGDLKNEESVLAWLTHQVESDEIEDVTDEMLDMLIEKSPSLAAFFYDKTKPNHLAVLKELENIDDECDSNEISFVKISNLDEAKEYGLDELPALVYFENRIPSVYEGNLSEEEQVLTWLIEQKNSDTIEELTDELLETIIKTNEYVVVYFSGPCEEGQKCDSILDQLEEIDDEADEHGIHLVTTEEVELAKRYGIKTFPTLAFFRNQDPLIYKGEIGDEKKVLAWFTDQGNLELADQIEEVNEKMLKKLIGSSAHVVAFFYEEKNKEAVAILKELENIDDECDALNVDFVKISDPGVAPAFKLTTLPALVYFRRSVPIRFEGDLTDEEGVLSWVTTTKEQDVDVIEEVDVATLEKMLHDHVNVVVYFYPKGCGKSCEVALNRLENIDDDAERHGIQFVKSTAVKTASRLGIDPLPALVYFEDGQPVRYNGDPSEEADALDWLISRQSRKQTGGRRCQTVGMEDPNQPGKLRKFECCPVKSSNKKSKQNLVKGVAFIGDEDDYDCDDYVQNDDFLDDDDQNDDDDDDDDDNDDLPPHPSQPDPDQHDHSASTPSPQHAQSYDYVSDDEFVTDAEEVFEEDNVLDWILEMHHGNTMKNVSRQSLMSMVENYDYLAVVFYSVGEEESERVLRRLELIDMEVQEYGTLLVKCDDYLMSKKYGHRSTPGLVFFRHGKILHFEGDLMDEEEVLDWLTDPENMESMDRIERVNRKMFHRILQRSDFLAAFFYSDVDCKQCDKVLEELEHIDDEADSAGIDFVKIDDKDFARQMGVFALPAVVFFRHGHLDPVIYAGDLKNEERLLEWLLIQKDPTSDMIEEYEDEALVEVIRKQEFVAVYFYSKQECEQCAVILDELENIDDDTDRHGISFIKTQDLNIATNFGVHSFPAVIYFENQVPSIYEGELTSEDVLQWLIQQKTEDRIETVTRSMLESLLVNVQYLAVYFYKPNCKACDQVLVELENIDDECDLFGIQMVKIQDPQLAKRYGIKTFPALVYFRNGNPLLYDGDLKNEDSVLEWLSDDENRELADEIEAVNSRMLERLLDESPFLAVFFYDNDCSECNSVLTELENIDDEADKFGIDFVKINDEETAKKFGIVHTPALVYFRKRTPMIYDGDLLDEQRVLGWLTSQDVFEIKDEIEEVNRKMLDKLLDENEFVSVYFYENNCPKCQEVLQELENIDAETDNLDITFVKIRDTRYARKYGVTKFPAMVYFRRRFPSIYRGDLMAEEEVLEWLQKNRFKQPELNLFMYALGGITSGFVFYTIFLLFCFKGPHQKTA
- the LOC124207693 gene encoding uncharacterized protein LOC124207693 isoform X1, which codes for MKVTWCWLVCVCLVAAAHRVSSAADKKKAAVKAGSADDEEKVEAVIEDVNAKQLERLLDEKDYVAVYWYGRNCRQCDKVLRELENIDDETDHFGVHFVKINDKKLSKQYNVKTYPALTYFRNKEPIAYEGDLLDEEQVLEFLTSLEAMDLPDQIEEVNAKILEKIVHDTDYVAVLFYRPQDKKSEKVLRELENIDDEADQLGIAFVKIADEELAEEYSLSTMPTLVYYRNSIPVIYEGDLMREEDVLEWLVQNKNTASEDEDMIEDVTAKTLETLTSTAQHLAVLFYDHDDKESQRILAELENIDDECDQKGIAFVKIDDDHVAREYGVDSLPTLVYFENKIPSLYFGDLANEEEVLAWLFEQLASDTIEDITDEMLDKLIKKSSHLAVLFYDKEDSQSSAVVAELENIDDECDQKGISFVKIANPEEAKEYGIDDVPSLIYFENGIPSIYEGDLKNEEQVLEWLVHQVESDEIEDVTDEMLDMLIKRSKHLAVLFYDKDEKASVDTLAELENIDDECDQKGIIFVKIDNADEAKEYGIDHLPSLVYFENSIPSLFIGDLKNEESVLAWLTHQVESDEIEDVTDEMLDMLIEKSPSLAAFFYDKTKPNHLAVLKELENIDDECDSNEISFVKISNLDEAKEYGLDELPALVYFENRIPSVYEGNLSEEEQVLTWLIEQKNSDTIEELTDELLETIIKTNEYVVVYFSGPCEEGQKCDSILDQLEEIDDEADEHGIHLVTTEEVELAKRYGIKTFPTLAFFRNQDPLIYKGEIGDEKKVLAWFTDQGNLELADQIEEVNEKMLKKLIGSSAHVVAFFYEEKNKEAVAILKELENIDDECDALNVDFVKISDPGVAPAFKLTTLPALVYFRRSVPIRFEGDLTDEEGVLSWVTTTKEQDVDVIEEVDVATLEKMLHDHVNVVVYFYPKGCGKSCEVALNRLENIDDDAERHGIQFVKSTAVKTASRLGIDPLPALVYFEDGQPVRYNGDPSEEADALDWLISRQSRKQTGGRRCQTVGMEDPNQPGKLRKFECCPVKSSNKKSKQNLVKGVAFIGDEDDYDCDDYVQNDDFLDDDDQNDDDDDDDDDNDDLPPHPSQPDPDQHDHSASTPSPQHAQSYDYVSDDEFVTDAEEVFEEDNVLDWILEMHHGNTMKNVSRQSLMSMVENYDYLAVVFYSVGEEESERVLRRLELIDMEVQEYGTLLVKCDDYLMSKKYGHRSTPGLVFFRHGKILHFEGDLMDEEEVLDWLTDPENMESMDRIERVNRKMFHRILQRSDFLAAFFYSDVDCKQCDKVLEELEHIDDEADSAGIDFVKIDDKDFARQMGVFALPAVVFFRHGHLDPVIYAGDLKNEERLLEWLLIQKDPTSDMIEEYEDEALVEVIRKQEFVAVYFYSKQECEQCAVILDELENIDDDTDRHGISFIKTQDLNIATNFGVHSFPAVIYFENQVPSIYEGELTSEDVLQWLIQQKTEDRIETVTRSMLESLLVNVQYLAVYFYKPNCKACDQVLVELENIDDECDLFGIQMVKIQDPQLAKRYGIKTFPALVYFRNGNPLLYDGDLKNEDSVLEWLSDDENRELADEIEAVNSRMLERLLDESPFLAVFFSGHSCFPCSSALNNACLVLGLLAARSSQYKNEEDDNDCSECNSVLTELENIDDEADKFGIDFVKINDEETAKKFGIVHTPALVYFRKRTPMIYDGDLLDEQRVLGWLTSQDVFEIKDEIEEVNRKMLDKLLDENEFVSVYFYENNCPKCQEVLQELENIDAETDNLDITFVKIRDTRYARKYGVTKFPAMVYFRRRFPSIYRGDLMAEEEVLEWLQKNRFKQPELNLFMYALGGITSGFVFYTIFLLFCFKGPHQKTA